GGGAACGCATGAATTAATACCAAAGGGAAATACGAAAATTCTAGCCGGCGATTATCTAGTAGTCCTTGCAGATGAAGATAAAGCTACAGAAATTAGAGAAATTTTGTTGAATATGACACAGAAGTGAACAAATCTTAAATAGACACGGGGACGGTTTCTTTGTCCGAGTCGGACAAATGAACCGTCCCCGTGTCTATTGGGAAAAAGGGAATCACCATTCGCAGCACTATAGATTTACTCATAGCACAAACAGCCATTGAAAACAATTTAT
The sequence above is a segment of the Thermoanaerobacter ethanolicus JW 200 genome. Coding sequences within it:
- a CDS encoding TrkA C-terminal domain-containing protein, whose translation is MPVCVGSSLDGKKLKDISLPQSCLLVGIKRGTHELIPKGNTKILAGDYLVVLADEDKATEIREILLNMTQK